From Poecile atricapillus isolate bPoeAtr1 chromosome Z, bPoeAtr1.hap1, whole genome shotgun sequence, one genomic window encodes:
- the LOC131593133 gene encoding RNA ligase 1-like, producing the protein MRRRGAVQRKVPCLFVTEVKDEPSAKRERQPFKVLATDTITGKALEADVHNAVPTEKVDGTCCYVTTYKGQPYLWARLDRKPTKQGEKRFKRFLYSLEDCKEFVWNIEEDFKPVPDTWIPAKDIEFSNGNPLPDENGHMPGWVPVEKNSKQYCWHSSVVNYEAGIALVLKHHADPGLLEISPVPLSEILEQTLELIGTNINANPYGLGSKKHPVHLLVPHGAFEIKNPPALKQNDILSWFESCTEGKVEGIVWHCHDGCLIKLHRHHLGLPWPLAETYLNSQPVVISFNRTKYDCDFEPKSLFHHFSVLDGQRFDRLKDIKFDA; encoded by the exons ATGAGGCGGCGGGGCGCGGTGCAGCGCAAGGTGCCGTGTCTGTTCGTCACCGAGGTGAAGGACGAGCCCTCGGCCAAGCGGGAGCGACAG CCATTTAAAGTTTTGGCAACTGACACTATAACTGGAAAGGCATTAGAGGCAGATGTACACAATGCAGTTCCTACTGAAAAGGTGGATGGAACCTGCTGTTATGTAACAACGTATAAAG GACAACCCTACCTATGGGCCAGGTTGGATCGAAAACCCACCAAACAAGGTGAAAAAAGGTTTAAACGATTCTTGTATTCATTGGAAGATTGCAAAG AATTTGTCTGGAATATTGAAGAGGATTTCAAGCCTGTTCCAGATACCTGGATTCCAGCAAAGGACATAGAGTTCTCTAATGGCAATCCTTTGCCTGATGAAAATGGACATATGCCAG GTTGGGTGCCCGTGGAGAAGAATAGTAAGCAGTATTGCTGGCACTCATCTGTTGTAAATTATGAGGCAGGAATAGCACTGGTATTGAAACACCATGCTGACCCAGGGCTTCTGGAAATCAGTCCCGTGCCTTTATCAGAAATTTTAGAACAAACATTGGAGCTTATTGGGACTAATATCAATGCAAATCCATATG gaTTAGGAAGCAAGAAGCACCCTGTACATCTTCTAGTCCCACATGGAGCATTTGAAATAAAGAATCCACCTGCTTTGAAGCAAAATGACAtactgtcttggtttgaaagctGCACGGAGGGTAAAGTTGAAGGAATTGTGTGGCACTGCCATGATGGGTGTTTAATCAAG cTCCATCGCCATCATCTTGGTTTACCTTGGCCACTTGCAGAGACGTACCTGAATTCTCAGCCTGttgtaatttcttttaacaGAACTAAATATGACTGTGACTTTGAACCAAAGAGTTTGTTTCACCATTTTTCAGTGTTGGATGGACAAAGATTTGACAGACTCAAAGATATCAAGTTTGATGCttga